From Rhododendron vialii isolate Sample 1 chromosome 7a, ASM3025357v1:
CAATTGAAGAAGACGCTGACATTATATATAGCGCAATGAATTTTACCTCACGCCGGCAAAGCACTAATCTCTTTTGAGTTGGTATATAAATCTTCTGCCCATATCTTTCGGAGCAACGGTCTCCATATTCCCAGAGTAAGTACAACAAGGATTAGAGATGCAAAGATAATAATtatcaaaagaaataaaagtaaaaatctGCGTACACGTTTACCATGGATAAGTATATGAACATGGATTTTAGAGCTGATAAAAAGTGCCTATGGCAACAGGACAGGACTTGAAAAAATATGAGGAATGCTAGGTACACAGATGTGGTCGGAACCGTTTGATGCACATCAATTTGATAGTTTCGGATAGTAGGAAGGTTAGTTTACTGTGAAGcaaggatttttttattttttatttttggatgaaGCAAGGATTTGAATGACAACTTTGTTCCGCCCAAAAAATATTAGAACAAAACATGCCAGTACTGTTATTCTTTTAGACATTTCATCGACCAACTGGTATGCACATTTCACCTTATTGCGAACCCGCACGGCTTTTGTTCCTAAAATACTAGTAGGTGATGAGAACTTGAATACAATTCATAGGATAGAAACTACATGGGCATATCAAGGAGCTCAATCAAACTAGAAGTACTGtgacatacatatatacatatatatatatatatatatatatatatatatatatatatatatatatatatatatatatatagagagagagagagagagagagagagagagagagagagagagagagagagcattggTATTTGGTGGAATAAATAGCTAGAGAACATATCACACAAATTACAAGCAATAGAAATAGGAGCAATGCTATGCACACAACAGCGTTTAGAGCGTTCGACGCACATGCATCCTGTTCCGCACTCAGTTATATtcaaaattgtgttttaaagttgtgttcgtTACGTGCATAGACTTTCCGTAGAAATATAGAATCACTTAAAAACAATATCGAAAACATGGAGAAGCCAACTATTGAGCAAAAATTTAAGTTCTCAGTGAATGAAATGGTGGCAGTGGAGCCAGAATTCAAAATGGCGGGCGTTCAAGTAGAATACAGACAGCTGCAGCTCTTCTGAATTAACCACCAAATTACATGGAAAATAATCACACCCGCCCGGGGACTACATGGAGATGCCGCCCAAAACTCTTTCTCTACGACACATTTGCATCAGCACCACACACACCCACAAATGTGTGGTGAAAAAAGAATTTGAAGTGTCAAATGACTGTGCATcggagcattgaataattttccatcTTTCAACCATGAGTGAGAGGATTTTAATTAAAACTAAAGGACGAGACATCTAAACGTAAAAAGTAAGGAGTCCTGAGCATCCAAAATCCGTCTATTTTATTTTGTGCCATTGTGGATACCCTTAACTCCTCGTAAGCTAGCCCAAGAGACACATTACAttacaaaatagtaaaaataaatgagaatcatattttttaagaatatcaTGATATCAAATGAAAGATTAGATTTTATATTACAAATACTAGTAGGAAAAAGGTCCGAAcatcataattaaaaaaataataatatctaCTAATTCAATACCTGCTTTTAGGCTGTTATCAATCATAAGTTATGATCAATCAGTCTCTGCCGTCAATTAAGCCTAACTTTAATAAAAAATCCTATCGAATCTAAACTttactctctcttctttctctcaatcgctttttttttttttttttttggtaaaaatctCTCAATcgctttcttctcctctctctctctatctctctctctctctctctgtacagTTGAATGAATTGGATGAAACAAAACCATGCTGCTGCTCTCCCCATCCCCAATATCCCTCCTCGGTGCTCTTCTCCTCTGCTTACCCCTCGCCCTGATCTTCACCATCACCActacacccaccaccaccaccacaaacggCGGCGCCACCTCCTCCCCCTGTATTATCACTACCACCGGCGGTGCCAGCCCTTTCCAAACTACCCTCACCACCAACACTTCTGTCAAAAAAACCACCTCCAACCCAGTACTCACCGCGATCAAATCCACCATTAAAACCCGACGACCAACAAACAATCACACAACCACCGCTCCCCCGCCGTCCACGGCGGAAATCTTTgtcgacgacgacgacgacaacgCTCTGTTCCGACTCGCCGCCCGGGCCAACCCGAACCCAACAAGCCCGAGGAAAATAGCCTTCCTCTTTCTAACCACCACACCACTCCCTTTCGCTCCAATTTGGGAAATCTACTTCAggaaaacccccaaaatcctgTACAACGTATACGTACACGCCGACCCGAGTTACCGGTACGACCCGCCCTTCTCGGGCGTGTTCGAGAACCGGGTCATACCCGGCTCCAAGCCCACCCGGCGCCACTCCCCCACCCTCATCTCCGCCGCGCGCCGGCTGCTCTCCCACGCGCTGACGCACGACCGGTCGAATTCCAAGTTCGCCCTCCTCTCCCCCTCCTGCATCCCGCTCCACTCCTTCCGGTTCACCTACAAAACCCTGACCCGGTCCCGGAAGAGCTTCGTCGAGATCCTGAAGAACGAGAGCGGCGCGTGGGAGAGGTGGGCGGCGCGTGGGGAGGAAGCCATGCTGCCCGAGGTGCCGTTCGACGAGTTCCGGATAGGGTCCCAGTTCTTCGTGCTGACGCGCAGGCACGCGAGGGTGGTGGTGGCCGACAGGAGGCTGTGGGCCAAGTTCAACGCGCCGTGCGCGGAGCCGTACACGTGTTACCCCGAGGAGCAGTACTTCGCCACGCTGCTGAACAGGAAGGACCCGCGCGGGTGCGTGCCGGCCACGCTCACGCACGTGGACTGGGCGGGGAGGGACGACGGTCACCCGAGGACTTACAACGCGACGGAGGTGGGGCCCGATCTGATCGTGCGGCTCAGGATGGGGAGGCCCAGGTACGgcgatgaggaggaggaggtcgCGATCAACGGCTCGGATGCGTCTGTGAGGAAGCGGCGTCACCCGTTCTTGTTCGCTAGAAAGTTCTCCCCGGACTCGGTCGAGCCGTTGTTGAGTATGGCGGGTGGCGTCATCTTTAGAGATTAGGATGGGGCTAATTTTGTAAATTACTACTCACTACTTTTTTTACTAAAATACTGGTTTTGTGTTTTTcgatatatgtatatacgtaaTAAAGTGTGAGGAAAAGACGGGATAAACCCGTGCTTTTTGGCTTTACTTTTTTGTGTGTATTCTTCTCCATTCCACGCGACAGGCAGCAACGCGTTGTGTCTGTATGCGAGTGTTTCAAAAAATGGGCAAGGGGCGCCCAAGTGTGATAATAAATGAGCAAGGGTTTTCGCGCATGCCTGGACGAGCGCGGATAAAGAAGCTAATCCAAGACTATAATGATATGCCATTTAACTTtgtataaaacttttttttat
This genomic window contains:
- the LOC131333285 gene encoding glycosyltransferase BC10-like, which codes for MLLLSPSPISLLGALLLCLPLALIFTITTTPTTTTTNGGATSSPCIITTTGGASPFQTTLTTNTSVKKTTSNPVLTAIKSTIKTRRPTNNHTTTAPPPSTAEIFVDDDDDNALFRLAARANPNPTSPRKIAFLFLTTTPLPFAPIWEIYFRKTPKILYNVYVHADPSYRYDPPFSGVFENRVIPGSKPTRRHSPTLISAARRLLSHALTHDRSNSKFALLSPSCIPLHSFRFTYKTLTRSRKSFVEILKNESGAWERWAARGEEAMLPEVPFDEFRIGSQFFVLTRRHARVVVADRRLWAKFNAPCAEPYTCYPEEQYFATLLNRKDPRGCVPATLTHVDWAGRDDGHPRTYNATEVGPDLIVRLRMGRPRYGDEEEEVAINGSDASVRKRRHPFLFARKFSPDSVEPLLSMAGGVIFRD